One window of the Benincasa hispida cultivar B227 chromosome 3, ASM972705v1, whole genome shotgun sequence genome contains the following:
- the LOC120073565 gene encoding uncharacterized protein LOC120073565, whose translation MFFLLTIKKVVEACTSVKPIIPLEGPTEQQIKEAADWEEKDFLCKNSLLNDLTDDLYNYYSTMKRTKEVWDALQKKYDTEAAGSKKYAVSHYLKFQMTDDKYVEAQSHELQKIAHKIITEYFKNTLRYKTKEFSFESLITQLRIEEEARKQDQREEVNIISRKPASALDKNILLGDHHSTKVVGIGEVELKFTSGKTLTLKDVLHTPEIQKNLVSGYLLNKVGFCSLLDHCALTVYSSSF comes from the exons ATGTTTTTCCTCCTCACTATCAAGAAAGTTGTTGAAGCTTGTACTAGCGTTAAGCCGATCATCCCTTTAGAAGGACCAACTgaacaacagataaaagaagCTGCTGACTGGGAGGAGAAAGACTTTCTATGTAAGAATTCTCTTTTAAATGAtttgactgatgatctgtatAACTACTACAGTACAATGAAGAGAACGAAGGAGGTCTGGGATGCCCTGCAAAAGAAGTATGACACCGAGGCGGCCGGGTCGAAGAAATATGCAGTTAGCCAttatctcaagttccagatgacGGATGACAAATATGTGGAGGCCCAATCCCATGAACTTCAGAAGATAGCCCACAAGATAATTACTGAAT attttaagaacactttgaggtataagaccaaggagttctcCTTTGAGAGTCTTATAACCCAGCTAAGAATCGAGGAGGAAGCCCGGAAGCAAGAccagagggaggaggtgaacATAATATCTAGGAAACCTGCCTCTGCCTTG gataagaatattctgttGGGAGATCACCACTCTACAAAAGTTGTTGGAATCGGCGAGGTGGAACTGAAGTTTACCTCTGGGAAGACCCTCACATTGAAGGACGTTCTGCACACTCCAGAGATACAAAAGAATTTGGTTTCgggctatctcctcaacaaagtcgg